The following proteins are encoded in a genomic region of Alistipes shahii WAL 8301:
- a CDS encoding WG repeat-containing protein, producing the protein MFTLRQYLLALLDSRGLTRTLGEIDVCRDEQGRPCFSAGNSAAVFRIRLGGRIRSLRCYLRPMRHLKEIYGQRLLEKELYLHTSPETGVWVDTVLGDWIEGSTLHETVAQAAALRDRESLQILVRLFDRLALALVTDDRAHGDLKPENIIVGDDGTLCPIDFDASYLPAFAGEISPELGTAAYQHPARTAADFDERIDDYPAALISTALHALAEDPTLWDRYGSSDGLLYTPQRIASDPAYRETLALFEKRGMAVQYRIAQLLTAPTLRLFGLAELLAEAVREKPAVRSGTEAETPELFVENGRWGYRTAERVVVAPLYDNGFDFTEGLAAVQLGGTWHYIDTAGRTRLSCPGCAAVKPFRGGKAQVVRNGERQEIAHPLKTPRYQ; encoded by the coding sequence GTGTTTACCCTCCGTCAATACCTGCTGGCTCTTCTCGACTCCCGCGGCCTGACGCGCACGCTGGGTGAAATCGACGTGTGCCGCGACGAACAGGGCCGCCCCTGCTTCAGCGCCGGCAACTCCGCCGCCGTATTCCGCATCCGCCTCGGCGGACGCATCCGCTCGCTGCGCTGTTACCTGCGCCCGATGCGCCACCTGAAGGAGATTTACGGCCAGCGGCTTCTCGAAAAGGAGCTTTACCTGCACACCTCGCCCGAAACCGGCGTCTGGGTCGATACGGTCCTCGGCGACTGGATCGAAGGCTCCACCCTGCACGAAACCGTGGCGCAGGCCGCCGCCCTCCGGGACCGCGAGAGTCTGCAAATCCTCGTCCGGCTGTTCGACCGGCTGGCCCTCGCGCTGGTCACGGACGACCGCGCCCACGGCGACCTGAAACCCGAGAATATCATCGTCGGCGACGACGGCACGCTCTGCCCGATCGACTTCGACGCCTCGTACCTGCCCGCCTTCGCCGGGGAGATCAGCCCCGAACTGGGCACGGCGGCCTACCAGCACCCGGCCCGCACGGCGGCCGACTTCGACGAACGGATCGACGACTACCCCGCGGCGCTGATCTCGACGGCGCTGCACGCGCTGGCCGAGGACCCTACGCTCTGGGACCGTTACGGAAGCTCCGACGGATTGCTGTACACGCCCCAGCGGATCGCCTCCGACCCGGCCTACCGGGAGACGCTCGCGCTGTTCGAAAAACGCGGCATGGCCGTTCAGTACCGCATCGCGCAACTGCTCACGGCACCCACCCTGCGGCTCTTCGGACTTGCGGAGCTGCTCGCCGAGGCGGTCCGGGAGAAACCCGCCGTCCGGAGCGGGACGGAGGCCGAAACGCCCGAACTCTTCGTCGAAAACGGGCGCTGGGGCTACCGCACGGCGGAGCGGGTCGTCGTCGCGCCGCTCTACGACAACGGGTTCGACTTCACCGAGGGACTGGCCGCCGTTCAGCTCGGCGGCACGTGGCACTACATCGACACGGCGGGCCGCACGCGCCTGAGCTGCCCGGGCTGTGCGGCGGTGAAGCCGTTCCGCGGCGGAAAGGCGCAGGTCGTGCGCAACGGCGAACGGCAGGAGATCGCACATCCGCTGAAAACGCCCCGATACCAGTGA
- a CDS encoding vWA domain-containing protein, translating to MYTQSITRTHRTAIILAIDGSGSMAEKIRFRNRQMTKAEAVATITNGMLFELIERARRSDGVRDYYDIAVIGYSGDDEVYSLLPGGRELISVAELAAGEPPIKTEVIEYRLPDGSISLREIPYPAWVEPEAAGQTPMCEALRRVRDIAAAWCADPAHAESFPPMVFNITDGEATDCDDAELRAVAGQIKSLRTADGNVLLVNIHIAAGDTPHTVFFPSAEEASYPNRYAEVLYDCSSPMPEVFNEAIREAKGPGALPPFRGMSFNASAEELITMLNIGSISVKTE from the coding sequence ATGTATACACAGAGCATCACACGCACCCATCGCACCGCCATCATCCTCGCGATCGACGGCTCGGGTTCGATGGCCGAAAAAATCCGGTTCCGCAACCGGCAGATGACCAAGGCAGAAGCCGTGGCGACCATCACGAACGGCATGCTGTTCGAACTGATCGAACGCGCCCGCCGCAGCGACGGCGTGAGGGACTACTACGACATCGCCGTGATCGGATACTCGGGCGACGACGAGGTCTACTCCCTGCTGCCGGGCGGCAGGGAACTGATCTCCGTGGCGGAGCTGGCGGCCGGGGAGCCTCCGATAAAGACCGAAGTCATCGAATACCGGCTGCCCGACGGCAGCATCTCCCTGCGCGAAATTCCCTACCCGGCATGGGTGGAGCCAGAAGCCGCCGGGCAGACTCCGATGTGCGAGGCCCTGCGCCGCGTGCGCGACATCGCCGCGGCATGGTGCGCCGACCCGGCCCATGCCGAAAGTTTCCCGCCGATGGTCTTCAACATCACCGACGGCGAGGCCACCGACTGCGACGACGCCGAACTGCGCGCCGTGGCCGGACAGATCAAATCGCTCCGCACGGCCGACGGCAACGTGCTGCTGGTCAACATCCACATCGCCGCGGGCGACACCCCGCACACGGTGTTCTTCCCCTCGGCCGAAGAGGCCTCGTACCCCAACCGCTATGCGGAGGTGCTCTACGACTGCTCCAGCCCCATGCCCGAGGTCTTCAACGAGGCGATCCGCGAAGCCAAAGGCCCCGGCGCCCTGCCGCCGTTCCGCGGCATGAGTTTCAACGCCTCGGCCGAAGAGCTGATCACCATGCTCAACATCGGTTCCATCAGCGTAAAAACCGAATAG
- a CDS encoding DUF4954 family protein, protein MTPFRKLTSAETAALEALGNSAEDWSKVLVSEDFKPFQLLQSHLEGDVEIAAEARIVRSRVANYRIGTGSLVEGVTALECRRRSAFGNGVGVATMNECGGRTVKIFDRLSAQVAYVMAVYRHRPQTIAALEKMVDAYAEERSSEIGEVGSDCRIVGARFIREVRIGNGVEIDGASILENATLCDGARVGVDVKAYDLIAAEGSVIDNGSIVERCFVGESCRLDKGFTAAESLFFANSHCENGEAASIFAGPYTVSHHKSSLLIAGMFSFFNAGSGSNQSNHLFKSGAVHQSVHLRGCKFASSAYIMSPALEGAFTMVMGHHSYHHDTSAFPYSYLIEKEGRTHLMPGANLTSFGAVRDIEKWPARDRRSVKRDVISFDEYNPYITGAMLQAVDILHSLQEQDPDAPVFTHNKTLIRSAALQRGLKLYNKAIVAALGAMLSRGGSDPRYDGDGQWLDLGGQYITRRETEAILAAVDRGELTTTEAVDNRFRVFAVHYDDYAHSWAKQVYAALLGHTPTVDEIDEAISAGHNAHASMRRTTDADRDRDCSLDMAVSYGLDCTSEEERREDYYSVRGLK, encoded by the coding sequence ATGACTCCATTCAGAAAATTAACCTCCGCGGAGACCGCCGCACTCGAAGCACTCGGCAATTCGGCCGAAGATTGGTCGAAGGTGCTGGTCTCGGAGGATTTCAAACCCTTTCAGCTGTTGCAGAGCCACCTGGAAGGAGATGTAGAAATAGCCGCGGAGGCCCGCATCGTCCGCTCGCGCGTGGCGAACTACCGCATCGGAACCGGCTCGCTCGTAGAAGGCGTCACGGCCCTCGAATGCCGCCGCCGCTCGGCCTTCGGCAACGGCGTCGGCGTGGCCACGATGAACGAATGCGGCGGCCGCACGGTGAAGATATTCGACCGCCTGTCGGCACAGGTCGCCTACGTCATGGCCGTTTACCGCCACCGCCCGCAGACCATCGCCGCACTCGAAAAAATGGTCGACGCCTACGCCGAGGAACGCTCGTCGGAGATCGGCGAGGTGGGAAGCGACTGCCGCATCGTCGGGGCGCGCTTCATCCGCGAGGTCCGCATCGGCAACGGAGTCGAAATCGACGGCGCCTCGATCCTCGAAAACGCGACGCTCTGCGACGGCGCGCGCGTCGGCGTGGACGTCAAGGCCTACGACCTGATCGCCGCCGAAGGGTCGGTCATCGACAACGGCTCGATCGTCGAACGCTGCTTCGTCGGCGAAAGCTGCCGGCTGGACAAGGGTTTCACAGCCGCAGAGTCGCTGTTCTTCGCCAACTCGCACTGCGAAAACGGCGAGGCCGCCTCGATCTTCGCAGGTCCCTACACCGTCTCGCACCACAAATCGTCGCTGCTGATCGCCGGCATGTTCTCGTTCTTCAACGCCGGCAGCGGCTCGAACCAGAGCAACCACCTCTTCAAGAGCGGCGCCGTGCACCAGTCGGTGCACCTGCGCGGCTGCAAGTTCGCCAGCAGCGCCTACATCATGTCGCCCGCGCTCGAGGGCGCCTTCACGATGGTCATGGGACACCACTCCTACCACCACGACACCTCGGCCTTCCCCTACTCCTATCTGATCGAGAAGGAAGGGCGCACGCACCTCATGCCGGGCGCCAACCTCACCAGTTTCGGCGCCGTGCGCGACATCGAGAAGTGGCCCGCCCGCGACCGCCGCTCGGTCAAACGCGACGTGATCAGTTTCGACGAATACAATCCCTACATCACGGGCGCCATGCTCCAGGCCGTGGACATCCTCCATTCGCTCCAGGAGCAGGACCCCGACGCCCCGGTGTTCACCCACAACAAGACCCTGATCCGCTCGGCAGCCCTGCAACGGGGGCTCAAGCTCTACAACAAGGCCATCGTGGCGGCGTTGGGCGCAATGCTCTCCAGAGGAGGGTCGGACCCGCGCTACGACGGCGACGGGCAGTGGCTCGACCTGGGCGGGCAGTACATCACGCGCCGCGAGACCGAGGCGATCCTCGCAGCCGTGGACCGCGGCGAACTGACCACGACCGAGGCCGTGGACAACCGCTTCCGGGTCTTCGCCGTCCACTACGACGACTACGCCCACAGCTGGGCCAAACAGGTTTACGCCGCCCTGCTCGGGCACACGCCGACCGTCGACGAGATCGACGAGGCCATCTCCGCGGGGCACAACGCCCACGCCTCGATGCGCCGCACGACCGACGCCGACCGCGACCGCGACTGTTCGCTCGACATGGCCGTCAGCTACGGTCTCGACTGCACGAGCGAGGAGGAGCGCCGCGAAGACTACTACTCGGTCCGCGGCCTGAAATAG
- a CDS encoding WG repeat-containing protein, which produces MTPTLQLFTRALLTPDLSFKTLADARAATGADGLPRLMRTTRFAEAEITWRGRQWLLSMPLSPAALASVERTASQLGRLNTDHLAEYRILRDELRWTDPAGRERRFDLALQHLPAGKPFAEALHTEPAERLLAALDTLETALRELNFSHNNLRAGNLRWSGGRFVPLRYHDAHFGPSGDGAAFESLREQVRRTADPMCVGDTEAVYTPHRRLTGHRWTSHVFEGLVCVEDDEGFGFVDTENNPVIRPQYTWAGDFREGRAEVETPSGMGLIDRQGRYVIPPEYEIVDYAPAESVVRVRKDGRWAEFDYLGRRLTEFGTNND; this is translated from the coding sequence ATGACACCGACGCTGCAACTCTTCACCCGGGCGCTGCTGACGCCCGACCTCTCGTTCAAAACGCTCGCCGACGCCCGTGCGGCGACCGGGGCGGACGGACTGCCGCGGCTGATGCGCACGACGCGCTTCGCCGAGGCCGAGATCACGTGGCGCGGCCGGCAATGGCTGCTCTCGATGCCGCTCTCGCCCGCTGCGCTGGCCTCCGTGGAACGCACGGCGTCGCAGCTCGGACGCCTCAACACCGACCATCTCGCGGAATACCGCATCCTGCGGGACGAACTGCGGTGGACGGACCCGGCAGGCCGCGAACGCCGTTTCGACCTGGCGCTCCAACACCTTCCCGCGGGCAAACCGTTCGCCGAAGCGCTCCACACGGAACCCGCGGAGCGGCTGCTCGCGGCGCTCGACACCCTCGAAACGGCCCTGCGGGAGCTGAACTTCTCGCACAACAACCTCCGGGCCGGAAACCTGCGCTGGTCGGGCGGGCGGTTCGTGCCGCTGCGCTACCACGACGCGCATTTCGGCCCTTCGGGAGACGGCGCGGCCTTCGAAAGCCTGCGCGAACAGGTCCGCCGGACGGCCGATCCGATGTGCGTCGGCGACACGGAGGCCGTCTACACCCCGCACCGCCGCCTGACGGGCCACCGCTGGACGAGCCACGTCTTCGAAGGACTGGTCTGCGTCGAGGACGACGAGGGATTCGGGTTCGTGGACACGGAGAACAACCCCGTAATCCGGCCGCAGTACACCTGGGCCGGGGATTTCCGCGAAGGACGCGCCGAGGTCGAGACCCCATCGGGGATGGGGCTGATCGACCGCCAGGGACGCTACGTCATCCCGCCCGAATACGAGATCGTCGACTACGCGCCGGCCGAAAGCGTCGTCCGGGTGCGGAAAGACGGCCGCTGGGCGGAATTCGACTACCTGGGACGACGCCTGACGGAATTTGGAACGAATAATGATTGA
- the gcvP gene encoding aminomethyl-transferring glycine dehydrogenase: MFDKFSERHIGVSNEKDLKAMLDVIGVKSVDELISQVIPQSIRLRKPLALPAEGMSEYEFAAHIRELADRNQPYRSFIGMGYYPSAVPAVVTRNVFENPAWYTSYTPYQAEISQGRLEALLNFQTAVISLTGMEIGNCSLLDEGTAAAEAMAMMFSLRSRDAVREGRNQLFVDRNIFPQTLDVLLTRSEPFGIELIVDEYDEYEFTGREFGAIVQYPAADGRVRDYSDFTAAAHAKGALVTVAADLLSLALLKAPGEWGADIAVGSAQRLGTPMGFGGPAAGYMTTREAFKRNMPGRIIGVSVDRLGNKALRMALQMREQHIKRERATSNICTASALMASMTGFYCVYNGPEGLRRAAETAHLAAATVARALEAMDYRLASKEFFDTLEVEAEAAVVQSLALEQGINFYYPSEGRVRMSFDEVTTAAEIETVVSIFAAAKGKKAKAVKAVTESCVPTALRRQSPYLQEPVFNAYRSESALMRYIKKLELRDISLANSMISLGSCTMKLNAAALMQPLSLAGFQNMHPFAPADQAKGYMDLIAGLEQDLATITGFAACSLQPNSGAAGEYTGLMVIRAYHQSRGQGYRNVVLIPASAHGTNPASAAMAGMKIVTVACDERGNIDVADLEAKAKEHSSELCGLMVTYPSTHGVFESRIREIVDAVHDAGGQVYMDGANMNAQVGLTNPGYIGADVCHLNLHKTFAMPHGGGGPGVGPICVAEHLRAFLPSHPVVATGGDEGITAVASAPWGSALLFPITYGYIKMLGAEGLRRATEMAIVNANYMSAALAAEYRTYYSGETGRVGHEMILDLTSFKKDYNIDCGDIAHRLMDYGFHAPTLSFPVHETLMVEPTESEPKEEMDRFIEALISIKRECEAAAGQADNVVANAPHTARELAGAWEHPYSRNEAAFPLAWIGEAKFFPYVSKIDNGYGDRNLCCRNCE; this comes from the coding sequence ATGTTCGATAAGTTTTCCGAACGCCATATCGGCGTCAGCAACGAAAAAGACCTGAAGGCCATGCTCGATGTGATCGGCGTGAAATCCGTCGATGAACTCATCTCGCAGGTGATCCCCCAATCCATCCGGCTCCGCAAACCGCTCGCGCTGCCCGCCGAGGGGATGAGCGAATACGAATTCGCGGCGCACATCCGCGAGCTTGCCGACCGCAACCAGCCCTACCGCTCGTTCATCGGCATGGGCTACTACCCCTCGGCCGTCCCGGCCGTCGTGACGCGCAACGTCTTCGAGAACCCCGCCTGGTACACCTCCTACACGCCCTATCAGGCCGAGATTTCGCAGGGACGCCTCGAAGCGCTGCTGAACTTCCAGACGGCCGTGATTTCGCTCACGGGCATGGAGATCGGCAACTGCTCGCTGCTCGACGAGGGCACGGCCGCCGCGGAGGCGATGGCGATGATGTTTTCATTACGTTCGCGGGATGCCGTCCGGGAAGGTCGGAATCAACTCTTCGTCGACCGCAACATCTTCCCGCAGACGCTCGACGTGCTGCTCACGCGCAGCGAGCCGTTCGGCATCGAACTGATCGTCGACGAATACGACGAATACGAATTCACGGGCCGGGAGTTCGGCGCCATCGTGCAGTACCCGGCCGCCGACGGCCGGGTGCGCGACTACTCGGACTTCACGGCTGCGGCGCACGCCAAGGGCGCGCTCGTAACGGTCGCCGCCGACCTGCTGTCGCTGGCGCTCCTGAAAGCCCCGGGCGAGTGGGGCGCCGACATCGCCGTGGGTTCGGCGCAGCGCCTCGGCACGCCGATGGGCTTCGGCGGTCCCGCCGCGGGTTACATGACCACGCGCGAGGCGTTCAAGCGCAACATGCCGGGCCGCATCATCGGCGTCTCGGTCGACCGGCTGGGCAACAAGGCGCTGCGCATGGCCTTGCAGATGCGCGAACAGCACATCAAGCGCGAGCGCGCCACCTCGAACATCTGCACCGCCTCGGCCCTGATGGCCTCGATGACGGGCTTCTACTGCGTCTACAACGGTCCCGAAGGGCTGCGCCGCGCGGCGGAAACCGCCCACCTGGCCGCCGCAACCGTCGCCCGCGCGCTGGAGGCGATGGACTACCGCCTCGCGTCGAAGGAGTTCTTCGACACGCTCGAAGTCGAGGCCGAGGCAGCCGTCGTGCAGTCGCTGGCGCTCGAACAGGGCATCAACTTCTACTATCCCTCCGAAGGGCGCGTGCGCATGTCGTTCGACGAGGTGACCACCGCGGCGGAGATCGAGACCGTCGTGAGCATCTTCGCCGCAGCCAAAGGCAAGAAAGCCAAGGCGGTAAAGGCCGTCACCGAAAGCTGCGTCCCAACTGCCCTGCGCCGCCAATCGCCCTATTTGCAGGAACCCGTATTCAACGCCTACCGCTCGGAGAGCGCCCTGATGCGCTACATCAAGAAGCTGGAATTGAGGGATATTTCGCTGGCCAATTCAATGATCTCTTTAGGTTCGTGCACCATGAAGCTCAACGCCGCAGCGCTCATGCAGCCGCTCTCGCTGGCCGGCTTCCAGAACATGCACCCCTTCGCCCCGGCCGACCAGGCCAAGGGCTATATGGACCTGATCGCCGGGCTGGAACAGGACCTGGCGACGATCACCGGCTTCGCGGCCTGCTCGTTGCAGCCCAATTCGGGCGCGGCGGGCGAATACACGGGGCTGATGGTCATCCGCGCCTACCACCAGAGCCGCGGACAGGGCTACCGCAACGTGGTGCTGATCCCCGCGTCGGCCCACGGCACGAACCCCGCCTCGGCGGCCATGGCCGGCATGAAGATCGTGACGGTGGCGTGCGACGAGCGCGGCAACATCGACGTGGCGGACCTCGAAGCCAAGGCCAAAGAGCACTCGTCGGAACTGTGCGGCCTGATGGTCACCTACCCCTCGACGCACGGCGTCTTCGAGAGCCGCATCCGCGAGATCGTCGACGCCGTCCACGACGCCGGCGGGCAGGTCTACATGGACGGCGCGAACATGAACGCGCAGGTGGGACTGACGAACCCCGGCTACATCGGGGCCGACGTCTGCCACCTCAACCTCCACAAGACCTTCGCCATGCCCCACGGCGGCGGCGGCCCGGGCGTAGGCCCGATCTGCGTCGCCGAGCACCTGCGGGCGTTCCTGCCGTCGCACCCGGTCGTCGCCACGGGCGGCGACGAGGGCATCACGGCCGTCGCGTCGGCTCCGTGGGGTTCGGCGCTGCTCTTCCCGATCACCTACGGCTATATCAAAATGCTGGGGGCCGAGGGACTTCGCAGAGCCACCGAGATGGCCATCGTCAACGCCAACTACATGTCGGCGGCGCTGGCCGCGGAGTACCGCACCTACTACTCGGGCGAGACGGGCCGCGTGGGCCACGAGATGATCCTCGACCTCACCTCCTTTAAGAAGGACTACAACATTGACTGCGGCGACATCGCCCACCGCCTGATGGACTACGGATTCCACGCCCCGACGCTCTCGTTCCCCGTGCACGAGACGCTGATGGTCGAGCCGACCGAATCGGAACCCAAGGAGGAGATGGACCGCTTCATCGAGGCGCTGATAAGCATCAAGCGCGAATGCGAGGCGGCCGCCGGCCAGGCGGACAACGTGGTGGCGAACGCACCCCACACGGCCCGGGAACTGGCCGGAGCGTGGGAACACCCCTACTCGCGCAACGAGGCGGCGTTCCCGCTGGCGTGGATCGGCGAGGCGAAGTTCTTCCCCTACGTCTCGAAGATCGACAACGGCTACGGCGACAGAAACCTCTGCTGCCGCAACTGCGAGTAA
- a CDS encoding nucleoside kinase — MNDTIKVICENGFGELEVPMGTPLLEVAERLTPGLHPFLAAFVNNRIKELSYKIYAPVTIRFVDITSFAGIRVYQRTAWFLLQKAVKDLYPGQTLHIRHSMGQSGFYCEIDGIDEFTPDEAAQLRDRMRELSVRNLPITRQRMLTTEVRARYAEEGFTDKIALLDTRPRLYSQLYTLDDTAGYFYGSLAPSTGYVTLFDIEPYYNGFYLALPLRTSPDTLHRNVHQEKMFGIFQEYQSWVRIMGVPTVGDVNSKVLAGDGGGLIKLAEAFHERKFAWVADTIYDAHLSRGARMVLISGPSSSGKTTSAKRLGIQLGVLGLNPVLISLDDYFVDREKTPRDADGNYDYEALEAIDLELFNDHLARLIRGESVDIPRYDFITGRRTWHNAPLTLDERSILIIEGIHGLNPRLTPSIPDAQKFRIYISCFTSVAMDNLSRIATTDNRLLRRLTRDYRQRGADALSTLSRWASVRRGEEKHIFPYQENADIMLNSSLFYEISVLRPFAEKILREVPDTVPEYDEARRMLKFLDNFIPIAPDEIPPTSILREFIGGSSFQY; from the coding sequence ATGAACGATACGATCAAAGTCATCTGCGAAAACGGCTTCGGCGAACTGGAGGTCCCGATGGGAACCCCGCTGCTGGAGGTCGCCGAACGCCTCACGCCCGGCCTTCACCCCTTCCTCGCAGCCTTCGTCAACAACCGCATCAAGGAGTTGAGTTACAAAATATATGCCCCGGTGACGATCCGTTTCGTCGACATCACCTCCTTCGCCGGCATCCGCGTCTACCAGCGCACCGCGTGGTTCCTGCTGCAAAAGGCCGTCAAGGACCTCTACCCGGGGCAGACGCTCCACATCCGCCACTCGATGGGCCAGAGCGGGTTCTACTGCGAGATCGACGGCATCGACGAGTTCACCCCCGACGAGGCGGCGCAGCTCCGCGACCGCATGCGGGAACTCTCCGTGCGCAACCTGCCCATCACGCGCCAGCGCATGCTCACCACCGAGGTCCGCGCCCGCTACGCCGAGGAGGGTTTCACGGACAAGATCGCGCTTCTGGACACCCGTCCGCGGCTTTACAGCCAGCTCTACACGCTCGACGACACGGCGGGTTACTTCTACGGCTCGCTGGCCCCCTCGACGGGCTATGTCACGCTGTTCGACATCGAACCCTACTACAACGGCTTCTACCTGGCCCTTCCGCTGCGCACGTCGCCCGACACGCTTCACCGCAACGTGCACCAGGAGAAGATGTTCGGCATCTTCCAGGAGTACCAGTCGTGGGTCCGGATCATGGGCGTTCCCACCGTCGGCGACGTCAATTCGAAGGTGCTCGCGGGCGACGGCGGCGGCCTGATCAAACTCGCCGAAGCGTTCCACGAGCGCAAGTTCGCCTGGGTGGCCGACACCATCTACGACGCCCACCTTTCGCGCGGCGCCCGCATGGTGCTGATCTCCGGCCCCTCCAGCAGCGGCAAGACCACCTCGGCCAAACGGCTGGGCATCCAGCTGGGCGTGCTGGGACTGAACCCCGTGCTGATCTCGCTCGACGACTACTTCGTCGACCGCGAGAAGACCCCGCGCGACGCCGACGGCAACTACGACTACGAGGCGCTCGAAGCCATCGACCTGGAGCTTTTCAACGACCATCTGGCGCGCCTGATCCGGGGCGAGAGCGTCGACATCCCGCGCTACGACTTCATCACGGGACGCCGCACGTGGCACAACGCGCCGCTGACGCTCGACGAACGCTCGATCCTCATCATCGAGGGCATCCACGGGCTGAACCCGCGCCTCACGCCCTCGATCCCCGACGCGCAGAAGTTCCGCATCTACATCTCGTGCTTCACGTCGGTGGCGATGGACAACCTCTCGCGCATCGCCACCACCGACAACCGCCTGCTGCGGCGCCTGACGCGCGACTACCGCCAGCGCGGCGCCGACGCGCTCTCGACGCTTTCGCGCTGGGCCTCGGTGCGCCGGGGCGAGGAGAAACACATCTTCCCCTATCAGGAGAACGCCGACATCATGCTCAACTCGTCGCTGTTCTACGAGATTTCGGTGCTGCGGCCCTTCGCCGAGAAGATCCTCCGCGAGGTCCCCGACACGGTTCCGGAGTACGACGAGGCGCGGCGCATGCTCAAGTTCCTCGACAACTTCATCCCCATCGCGCCCGACGAGATCCCACCCACGTCGATCCTGCGCGAATTCATCGGCGGCAGCAGTTTTCAATATTAG
- a CDS encoding peptidylprolyl isomerase: protein MKVEQNKMVGVDYKLTVDGQIADQSRPGQPLEFIFGTGMLLPKFEEAILGKEIGESVSFTLEAKDGYGEVIADAIVDLPKDIFMVDGKLAEDILFEGSQVPMSDAQGNRMMGIVKEVGESTVKMDFNHPMAGKTLNFDVEVVSVRDVTPEDLQGGCSCGECGGDCGEGCGDHDGHCNCH, encoded by the coding sequence ATGAAAGTAGAACAAAACAAAATGGTCGGCGTAGACTACAAGCTCACCGTCGACGGACAGATCGCGGATCAGTCGCGTCCGGGCCAGCCGCTCGAATTCATCTTCGGAACGGGCATGCTGCTCCCCAAATTCGAGGAGGCGATCCTGGGCAAGGAGATCGGCGAATCGGTTTCGTTCACGCTCGAGGCCAAGGACGGCTACGGCGAAGTGATCGCCGACGCCATCGTCGACCTGCCGAAAGACATATTCATGGTCGACGGCAAGCTCGCCGAGGACATCCTCTTCGAGGGCAGCCAGGTTCCGATGAGCGACGCCCAGGGCAACCGCATGATGGGCATCGTCAAGGAGGTCGGCGAATCGACCGTGAAGATGGACTTCAACCACCCGATGGCGGGCAAGACGCTCAACTTCGACGTGGAGGTGGTTTCGGTGCGCGACGTGACGCCCGAGGACCTGCAAGGCGGATGTTCGTGCGGCGAGTGCGGCGGTGACTGCGGTGAAGGCTGCGGAGACCACGACGGCCATTGCAATTGCCATTAG